The archaeon BMS3Bbin15 genome includes a region encoding these proteins:
- a CDS encoding flagellin N-methylase: MADNIKRAVRLKKIVYSCYCVHRGIVKELTFNFDSIDNGFKCRRCGICCFGDSRSIGIKLFYQEVSQIQEHLSSKSSDCMEEFAWDYATFAGMAEFIGNPEFFKDLSNQLQDFFFAVGRSFDSSNFFVEYYVLKTLQDSGRCIFFNPLANTCFIHEARPMTCRLYPYYATIDLGRGRIKFREYSEECLGLNKEDKSDALKLSGEAIALASTIRGHYSTLAEFLGGEESLAIKKLFITGLDYREATKEEAEREYKKMTSSEASHIRDHFLENKLIKASSSYIDRLSGG, encoded by the coding sequence ATGGCAGATAACATAAAACGTGCAGTTCGCCTAAAAAAAATCGTTTATTCATGTTATTGTGTGCACAGGGGAATTGTGAAAGAACTGACATTTAACTTTGATAGTATTGATAACGGTTTTAAGTGCAGGCGCTGTGGCATATGTTGCTTCGGAGACAGCAGGAGCATAGGAATAAAACTCTTCTATCAGGAAGTGTCGCAGATACAGGAGCATCTTTCATCTAAAAGCTCTGATTGCATGGAAGAATTTGCCTGGGACTATGCCACCTTTGCAGGTATGGCAGAGTTCATAGGAAACCCTGAATTTTTTAAAGACCTCTCAAACCAGCTTCAGGACTTCTTTTTTGCAGTGGGAAGAAGTTTTGACTCCAGCAACTTCTTTGTCGAGTACTATGTTCTAAAAACTCTGCAGGATTCAGGCAGATGCATATTCTTCAACCCTCTTGCCAATACCTGCTTTATCCATGAGGCAAGGCCAATGACATGCAGACTATACCCTTACTATGCCACAATAGACCTTGGCAGAGGCAGAATAAAGTTCAGAGAATACAGTGAAGAATGCCTGGGATTGAATAAAGAAGATAAAAGCGATGCATTGAAGCTCAGCGGTGAAGCCATTGCTCTTGCTTCAACCATAAGGGGGCATTATTCCACTCTGGCAGAATTTCTGGGTGGTGAGGAAAGTCTTGCAATTAAAAAGCTCTTTATTACAGGTCTGGATTACAGGGAGGCTACAAAAGAAGAGGCAGAAAGGGAATATAAAAAGATGACCTCCTCAGAGGCATCGCATATCAGGGACCATTTTCTTGAAAATAAACTCATCAAAGCCAGCTCCAGCTATATTGACAGATTATCTGGAGGTTAA
- a CDS encoding prenyltransferase, translating to MKAYIEILRPVNCIMAAFAVGIGIQISGATLYFSRILLIVPLAFIVAFLICGFGNVINDYFDYEIDRVNRPSRPIPGGKISLENAHIYAIVLIISGNILAIPLGEAAIAMAVFNSIMLYLYAWRIKNRGGLLKNITVSYLVASPFIYGGIVSGKPESTLVLAALAGLANISREIVKDIEDIRGDSKYAKTLPSKIGIRKSSFVAAIFLISAVAISPIPYITGLLGIYYIPAVVLTDLIFLSAVFELPGFREGYAKKIQKKIKIGMLFGLVAFLLGSFH from the coding sequence ATGAAAGCTTATATTGAGATTCTCAGGCCCGTAAACTGTATAATGGCGGCCTTTGCCGTAGGCATTGGAATACAGATATCTGGAGCAACTCTGTATTTCAGTAGAATACTTCTCATAGTTCCCCTGGCTTTTATTGTAGCCTTCTTAATATGCGGCTTCGGGAATGTTATAAACGATTACTTTGACTATGAAATTGACAGAGTAAACAGGCCTTCACGCCCTATTCCCGGTGGAAAAATAAGCCTTGAAAATGCCCATATATATGCCATTGTGCTTATAATATCTGGCAATATTCTTGCAATACCTCTGGGAGAGGCAGCCATTGCTATGGCAGTATTCAACTCTATCATGCTCTACCTCTATGCCTGGAGGATTAAGAATAGGGGTGGTCTTCTCAAGAACATAACTGTAAGTTACCTTGTTGCTTCACCCTTCATATATGGTGGAATTGTTTCAGGAAAACCTGAGTCAACTCTGGTTCTGGCTGCCCTGGCAGGTCTGGCAAACATTAGCAGGGAGATTGTTAAGGATATTGAGGATATCAGAGGAGATTCAAAATATGCGAAAACTCTGCCATCGAAGATTGGAATAAGAAAATCTTCCTTCGTTGCAGCTATATTTTTAATCTCAGCCGTTGCAATAAGTCCTATCCCCTATATCACAGGGCTTCTTGGTATTTACTATATTCCCGCTGTGGTTTTAACGGACCTTATTTTTTTATCTGCAGTTTTTGAACTTCCGGGGTTCAGGGAGGGTTATGCAAAAAAAATTCAGAAGAAAATA